In the Azospirillum humicireducens genome, ACCACACCACGGTGATGCATGCTGTCAAGAAGGTGGACGAGCTGCGCGCCACCGACCCGTCCTTTGCCGAAGACGTGGAACTGCTGCGCCGCATGCTCGAAAGCTGAGGATCGTTCGGCTGCTCAATCAACCGCGGCGTGTCGCCACGCCGCTATGCCATCGCGACAGGAAGTTTGCTAAGGTCTGCCCGCACGGACTCTTTGCGGACGGCGTGGTGTTGCGGTGGAAACGAATATTCTTGTCGCCGACGATTCCGAATACTTCCGCGAACAGATTCGTGCGGATCTGGAAAGCAACGGCTACCGGGTGCTGTTGGCCGAGGACGGGGCGCAGGCGCTGGCGATCTACCGCAGCCACGACATCCACATCCTGATCACCGACCTAGAAATGCCGGTGATGACGGGGCTGGAACTGTGCTGGCACGTCCGGGCGGAGGATGACCAGCACCGCACCTTCACCATCCTGATGACCGGCGACACCGAGACCGTGCGGCGGATCGAGGCCTTCGATTCAGGCGCCGACGAGTTCCTGGCCAAGCCCATCGACCTGTCGATGCTGCGCGCCCGCGTGCGGGCCGGCGAGCGCATCACCCGCATGCACCGGGTGATGGTGGAGATGCTCCACACCGATTATCTGACCGGGGTCCTGAACCGCCGCTATTTCATGGAGCGGCTGGAGCAGGCCTATCGCGCCGCGAAGGAGGAGGGGACCGCGTTGGCGGTCGCCATGTTCGACCTCGACCATTTCAAGACGATCAACGACACCCACGGCCACAGCAACGGCGACCTTGCGCTGAAGCGTTTCGCCGACCATTGCGCCGGCCAGGTGCCGGACGGCGGCTTTCTCGGCCGTCTGGGCGGGGAGGAGTTCTGCCTGTGCCTGCCAGCCGGCGACCTGGAGACGGCGCTGGCACAGGTCGAGGCGATCCGCCGCTCCACCGCCGAACTCATGGTGGAAGCCGGGAGCGGGGCCAGCTTCGCCTTCACCGTCAGCATCGGCATGTGCCTGGTCCAGGACACCGGATCGGTCAACGACCTGATGACCCAGGCCGACGAAGCGCTCTATTTCGCCAAGCGCAGCGGCCGCAACCGCACCGTCCTGCGCGGGGCGGAAGGGGTGACGGTCAAGGCGCGCTTTTACGTGATGTGAGGTCCGCGCCGCCGGGTTCACAGCGGCAGGGTGACCGTCGCCCGCAATCCCCCGCCGTTCCCGCCGTCATTCTCGCCGTCGCCCTGGCGGTTGGACAGGGTCACGTCGCCGCCATGGCCGCGGATGATGCTGCGGGCGGTGGACAGGCCCAGCCCGACACCGCCGGTATCGCGCGAGCGGGAGCGCTCCAGCCGGTAGAAGGGGGCGAAGACCTTTTCGAACTCCGCCTCCGGGATGCCGGGGCCGTCATCCTCGATGTGGATGCGCGCCTGCCTGCCGGCGCCCGATCCGTCCGGGCCGCTCTCCAGACCGACGGTGAAGCCGCCGCCATACTTGATCGCGTTGTCCATCAGGTTGGCGAAGGCCCGGCGCAGGGCCACCGGCCGGCCTTCCGCCACCACATGGGCGGGACCGTCATAGACGGCGCGGTGGCCGGCATCGACGCGGTCGTCGCACAGGCTCTGCAGCAGGTCGGCAAGGTCGAAGCGGACGCGCGGCTCGCGCTGGGCATCGTCGCGGGCGAAGGCCAGCGTGGCGGAGATCATCGCCTCCATCTCGTCGAGGTCGGCCAGCATCCGCCGCTGCATCTCCGGATCGTCCACCAGCTCGGCGCGCAGGCGCAGGCGGGTGATCGGTGTGCGCAGGTCGTGGCCGATCGCCGCCAGCATCTGGGTACGGTCGGCGACGAAGCGGGCGAGCCGCGCCTGCATCCGGTTGAAGGCGCGGATGGCGGCGCGCAGCTCGCGCGGGCCTTCCTCCGGCAGCGGATCGGCCTGACCGTCGACGCTGAGCCGTTCGGCGGCGGCGGCGAAGCTGTCCAGCGGACCGGCGGCGCGGCGGGCGGCCAGCAGCGAGACCACCAGGATCACCGCCGCCACCCCGCCCATCCACAGCAGGAAGCGGAAGACGCGGAACGGGCCGGGCAGCGGATCGCCGCCGGTGAAGCTGAGCCAGGATCCGTCGCCGAGCCGCACCGACAGCCGGACATGCGGCCCCCAGCGCCGTGGCTCGTCGCCGCCCAGGAAGGGAGGAGGCGGGCCGACGCCGACCCTGCCGTCGGGGGGAAGCTGCACCTCCACCACGATGTTGCGGTCGGCGGTGCTCAGCTGCTCGCGCAGCCGGTGCCTCAACCCCTCGAACCGTCCGGTGGAAAAGGCGGGACCCAGCGGCGGCGGACGGTCGGGATGCCATTCGACGCGCAGCACCGGATCGTCGATGGCGCGCACCACCCGCGCCCGGTCGGGCGCCGACGTGCTTTCCACCAGCTGGACGATGGCGGTGACGCGCTGGATCAGCACGTTGGGGCCATGGATCGGCGGCCCCTCGCTGCGGTCGGTCAGATAGATCAGCGCGCTGATCGCCTGGGTCAGCAGCAGCGCCAGCACCACCGTCATGGCGATGCGCGAGGCAAGGCTGTCGGGGAAGCGGAAGCGCAGCCGCCGGACGGCGCCGCGGCGGCGGGCGAGCCTGGACTTTGCCGTTTCCGGCTGGGGCTTGGCCGTTTCCGGCTGGGCGGTCATGGCGCCAGACCGCCGTTGGAGACACCGCCATTGGCGACGGTGGCGGTGAACAGATAGCCGCCGCCGCGCACCGTCTTGATCAGCGTCGGGTCGGCCGGATCGGGTTCGATCTTGCGGCGCAGCCGGCTGACCTGCACGTCGATGGAACGGTCGAAGGGCACCGCCGAACGGCCGCGCGCCAGATCGAGCAGCTGGTCGCGGGTCAGCACCCTCTGCGGATGCTCGACGAAGGCGACCAGCAGGTCGTATTCGCCGGCCGACAGCTGGACCAGCACGCCGTCGGGCGAGCGCAGCTCGCGCTTGGTGACGTCGAGCGACCAGCCCTCGAAGCGCAGCACCGTGCCGGCCGCCGCAGGCGCGCCCGCCACCGGCGGGGCGGAGACGCGGCGCAGCACCGCCTTGATGCGGGCCAGCAGCTCGCGCGGGCTGAAGGGCTTCGCCAGATAGTCGTCGGCGCCCATCTCCAGCCCGACGATGCGGTCGGTCTCCTCCCCCATGGCGGTCAGCATGATGACGGGGGTCTGCGCCGTCTGCGGCGTGGCGCGCAGGCGGCGGCAGAGCGACAGACCATCCTCCCCCGGCAGCATCAGGTCGAGAACGATCAGGTCGACGCGGGCGCCGTCGAGCGTGCGCATCATCTCCGCCCCGTCCCGGACCCCGGTGACCCGGAAGCCGTGCTTGGTCAGGAACTGGGCGACGAGGGAGCGGATTTCGCGGTCGTCGTCGACGACGAGAAGGTGGGGCGTGCGGTCCATGCCCCCATGATCGGGCGAGGGGCGGCGGGCGTGAAGGGGAAATGTGTAACGCCCGGTTACGGGGGCCGCCGCGGTTACACTCTGTTACCAAATGACCGGTTTGCGGACATGCGACCGCAACGTTGGGCGCCCATTGTCTGGTCATCGGGACAACGGCGGCGATGAGGCCGGCACCGTCCCAGCGGAATAAGCCCCCTCCATCCGGGGTTTAGACAGCACCGTGATCCGCATCGCGATCCACATCGCGATCCGCGCCGTGATCCACGGGCCAAACACTGAGGAGTCGTCACCATGAAACGCGCCCTTCTGACGTCCGCCCTGCTGGTCGCCGGTCTCGGCGTGGCCGTTCCGGTCTTCGCCCAAAATGGTCCGCAGCCCGGCGGTCCCGGCCCGGCCGGCGGTCCCGACCGCCACTTCGCCCGCATGTGCGAGGACCAGGAGGCCCGTCTGGCCGGCAAGCTGGCCTATGCGGAGAAGAAGCTGAAGATCACCGAGCAGCAGCGCGCCGCCTGGACCAAGTTCGCCGACGCCGCCCGCTCCAGCCTGAAGCCGACGCAGGATCTGTGCGTCAAGTTCAAGGACGCCCCGCCGCCGGCAGCCCTGCCGCAGCGCCTTGAACGCGCCGAGCAGATGATGCAGGCCCACCTGCAGCAGGTCCAGACCGTCCGCCCGGCCCTGACCGACCTCTACGCCCAGCTGACGCCCGACCAGCAGAAGCAGGCCGACCGCATGCTGAATCCGGGACCGGGCGGCATGGGCGGCCATATGGGCCCGCACCATGGCGGACCCATGGACGACCATGACGGTCCGCGCCATCCCGGCATGGGTCCGGGCAAGGGCCCCGGCCCGGGTCCGGCCCCGCAGGAGCCGCCCAAGGGCTGACGTAACAGAGAGACTCCCGGCGGCGACCCCAAGCCCCCCAACGCAGCCGCCGTGAGCCAGAAGGGCCGCCGAACCCCCATTCGGCGGCCCTTCCCGCCTCCAGCCTTTCGTTTCCGATGCGGTTCGCTTCGCCCTGGAAATCCGGGAGCATCCCCATGAGCGCGCTCGATCTTTCCCCGCTGTTCTTCAGCCTGTCGGTCATGAGGCAGGATTACCTGCTGATCCTCGGCATGGCCCGGAACGGGCTCCGGTCGCTCCGCGCCCGCCGCGCCCCCTCCCTGCGGGATTAGCCGTCCGGCGGCGCCCGGCCGGCCGGACCCACGCAGTCCCGGATCGGCGCAATCGCCATACATCGCCAAGCCGCCGCTTGCATTGCGGGCCTTCGCACCCCAAAGCTTACCCCTATGACGTCCTCTCACGCTTCGGCGGGCGGCGGTCTCGGGCGGGGGGGCCGTGTGGTCGCCGTGCTGGGGCCGACCAACACCGGCAAGACCTATCTGGCGATCGAGCGCATGCTCGGTCACCGGTCCGGAATGATCGGCTTTCCCCTGCGCCTGCTGGCGCGGGAGAATTACGACCGCATCGTCGGGATCAAGGGCAGGAACGCCGTTGCCCTGGTGACGGGGGAGGAGAAGATCCTGCCCCCCAACCCGTCCTATTGGGTCTGCACCGTCGAATCGATGCCGCTGGACCGCGCCGTCGATTTCCTGGCGGTGGACGAAATCCAGCTCTGCGCCGATCCCGAGCGCGGCCACATCTTCACCGACCGGCTGCTGAACGCCCGCGGCATGGTCGAGACGATGGTGCTGGGATCCGATTCGATGCAGCCGATGATCCGCCGGCTGGTGCCGAAGGCGGAGTTCATCAGCCGGCCGCGCTTCTCGCAGCTGACCTACGCCGGATACAAGAAGCTGACGCGGCTGCCGCCGCGCTCGGCGGTCGTCGCCTTTTCCGCCACCGATGTCTATTCCATCGCCGAGATGATCCGGCGCCAGCGCGGCGGCACCGCCGTGGTGCTGGGCGCGCTCAGCCCGCGCACGCGCAACGCGCAGGTCGGGCTCTATCAGGCGGGCGAGGTCGATTATCTGGTGGCGACCGACGCCATCGGCATGGGGCTGAACATGGATGTCGACCATGTCGCCTTCGCCCGCATCGTCAAGTTCGACGGCTTCGCCCCGCGCCGGCTGCGCCCCGCCGAGGTGGCGCAGATCGCCGGCCGCGCCGGCCGCCACATGCGCGACGGCACCTTCGGCACCACCGACGAGGTCGGGGAGCTGGACGCCGATCTGGTCACCCGCGTCGAGAACCACGAGTTCGAAACGGTCAAGACGCTGTCCTGGCGCAACAGCGAGCTGCGCTTCGACACGCCGGGCTTCCTGCTGAAATCGCTGGAGGAACGCGCGCCGCTCCAGGAACTGTCCCGCGTGCGCGAGGCCGACGACCATCTGGCGCTCCAGGCGCTGGTGCGCGATCCGGAGATCATGGATCTGGCGCGCGGCCGCGACGCCGTGAAGCTGCTGTGGGAGGTCTGCCAGGTCCCCGACTTCCGCAAGGTGCTGTCGGATGCCCACACCAAGCTGCTGGGACAGGTCTTCCGCAGCCTGCGCGGCCCCTTGCGCCGGCTGGACGACGATTGGGTGGGCAAGCAGATCGCCCGGCTCGACCGCACCGAGGGCGACATCGACGCGCTGGTCGCCCGCATCGCCCACATCCGCACCTGGACCTACATCTCCAACCGGCCGACCTGGCTGAAGGATCCGCTGCACTGGCAGGAGCGCACCCGCGCCATCGAGGACCGGCTGTCCGACGCCCTGCACGAGCGGCTGACCCAGCGCTTCATCGACCGCCGCTCCGCCACGCTGGCCCGCACGCTGAAGGACGGGCGCTCGCTGCTGGGCGGCGTGCGCGCCGACGGCGAGGTGGTGGTGGAGGGGCATGTCGTCGGCAAGCTGGAGGGCTTCCGCTTCGTGCCCGACGCGCCCGACCGTTCCGACGAGGCGAAGTCGCTGCTGACCGCCGCCCGGCGGGCCTTGCGCGACGAGCTGGCCAAGCGGCTGCGCGCCTTCGAGGCGGAGCCGGACGACGCCTTCGCGCTGGGACCGGACGGGGTGTTGAGCGCGGATGGGTTGCCGGTGGCGCGGCTGGCGGCCGGCCAGTCGGTGCTGGCGCCGCTGGTGGTGCCGTTCGACGACGGCCTGCTGGACCAGGCCCAGCGCGAGCGGGTGCGGGCGCGGCTGGAGCGCTGGCTGAAGGACCACATCGCCGCCCGGCTGAAGCCGCTGTTCGCGCTATCCGGGGCGCAAGGGCTGTCGGGGGCCGGGCGCGGGCTGGCCTTCCAGCTGGTGGAGGGGCTGGGGGTGCTGCCTCGGCAGCCGGTCGCCGACATGGTCGAGCGGCTGGAGCGCGAGGACCGCAAGGCGCTGACCGGGCTGGGCGTCCGGCTGGGGGTGTCGCACCTCTATCTGACCGCGCTGGCCAAGCCGGCGGCGGTGACCTTGCGCGGGCTGCTGTGGGCGGTGGCGAAGGGCCATCCCCTGCCCGTCCCGATCCCACCGCCCGGCCGGGTATCGGTCGAGGCGCCGCCTGTGAAGGAAGGTGGCGCCCCCCCTGGCTTCTGGGAGGCCATCGGCTATCCTCTGGCCGGCGGGCGGGCGCTGCGCGTCGACATGCTCGACCGGCTGGAGACCGAGCTGCTGACCGCATCCAAGGCCAATGCGCCGATCCGCGAGGTGGCGCTCGGCCAGCGCGCCGGGCTGTCGGCGGAGGAGCTGGGGGCGGTGCTGGCCGGGCTCGGCTATGTGCGGATGGTGGCCGAGGACGGGGCGGTGACCTGGAAGCGGAAGCGGCCGCAGGGGAACAGGCAGCGGCGCGACAAGCCGACGAACGAGGACCACCCCTTCGCCAAGCTGCGGCAGCTGTCGGGGATGTGAGGGGGGCGCCGGTTTCCCCCTCCCCAACCCTCCCCCGCTTCGCGGGAGAGGGTGCCTTATGCGGGGCGGCGGCAGTCCCCTCCACCGCCAGAGGCGGGGGAGGGCTAGGGAGGGGGCAAGACGACCCCACGGATAATGAACGAAGCCAACCGACGGAATCGCCCATGATCAACACCGACACCGACGACTCCACCCCCGGCCGGCTGCGGATCGACAAGTGGTTGTGGTATGCGCGCTTCTTCAAGACGCGCAGCCTTGCCGCCAAGCTGTGCAACGACGGGGGCGTGCGGCTTTCGGGGGCGGTGGTGACCAAGGCGCACGCGTCGGTGAAGCCGGGCGACGTGCTGACCTTCGCCCAGGGGCGGCACATCCGCGTGATCAAGGTGGTCGCGCTTGGCAGCCGCCGCGGGCCGGCGCCGGAGGCCCAGGCCCTGTACGAGGATCTCGCCCCGCCGGTGCCGGAGGAGCGGTTGCAGGATCCCTACCGCGCCCCGTTCCAGCAGCCCGGTGCCGGGCGCCCGACCAAGCGCGACCGGCGGGCGATCGACGCCCTGAAGGGCGATCCAATGATGGATGGTGCGTTGCGGAATGAAACCGATTAGACGGTGGCACCGATTGTTGCTGGAAAAAAGTGAGACCGCCTCTTAAACGGGGCGGCCATCACCCCCATTTGGCAAGGCTGGACAACCGACCAGATGCGACAAGCGAGCACGATCATGAGCGAGAAGACCCGACCTTCGAGCCTTTCCGCCACCTCCACCAAGATGCGCGGCGCCCGCGCTGCAACCGCCGTGGCGGTGGCCCTGGTGATGGCGCTGGCCGCCGGCACCGCCGACGCCCGCGCCGGCAAGAGCGGCTCCGCCGGCAGCCGCGGCGACCGCACCCATGATGCGCCGGCCGCCACTTCCACTGCGCCCAATGCTGTCTCGCCGATGGAGCGCTCCGCCGCCCCGGCGGCGTCGCCGGGCATGCAGCGCCCCGGCTCGCAGGCCACCGCCCCGGCGGCGGCGCCCTCGCGCGGCTTCTTCGGCGGCGGCTTCATGTCGGGCCTGATGGGCGGCCTGATCGGCGCCGGCATCGGCGCGATGCTGTTCGGTGGCGGCTTCTTCGAGGGGCTCGGCAGCTTCGCCGGCATCCTGGGCTTCATCCTGCAGATCCTGCTGGTCGTCTTCCTGGTCCGCCTGGCCATGCGCTTCTTCCGCAACCGCTCGCAGACGGCGAACACCGCGCCGGCCGGCGGCCCGCTCGGCAGCCAGATGGGCGGCGGCAACCCGGCCTATGCCGGCGGCCCGCTGGGTGGCCAGATGAACCGCGATGCGGCCGACGTCCGCTACAACCCGGTCG is a window encoding:
- a CDS encoding GGDEF domain-containing protein, which encodes METNILVADDSEYFREQIRADLESNGYRVLLAEDGAQALAIYRSHDIHILITDLEMPVMTGLELCWHVRAEDDQHRTFTILMTGDTETVRRIEAFDSGADEFLAKPIDLSMLRARVRAGERITRMHRVMVEMLHTDYLTGVLNRRYFMERLEQAYRAAKEEGTALAVAMFDLDHFKTINDTHGHSNGDLALKRFADHCAGQVPDGGFLGRLGGEEFCLCLPAGDLETALAQVEAIRRSTAELMVEAGSGASFAFTVSIGMCLVQDTGSVNDLMTQADEALYFAKRSGRNRTVLRGAEGVTVKARFYVM
- a CDS encoding ATP-binding protein, which codes for MTAQPETAKPQPETAKSRLARRRGAVRRLRFRFPDSLASRIAMTVVLALLLTQAISALIYLTDRSEGPPIHGPNVLIQRVTAIVQLVESTSAPDRARVVRAIDDPVLRVEWHPDRPPPLGPAFSTGRFEGLRHRLREQLSTADRNIVVEVQLPPDGRVGVGPPPPFLGGDEPRRWGPHVRLSVRLGDGSWLSFTGGDPLPGPFRVFRFLLWMGGVAAVILVVSLLAARRAAGPLDSFAAAAERLSVDGQADPLPEEGPRELRAAIRAFNRMQARLARFVADRTQMLAAIGHDLRTPITRLRLRAELVDDPEMQRRMLADLDEMEAMISATLAFARDDAQREPRVRFDLADLLQSLCDDRVDAGHRAVYDGPAHVVAEGRPVALRRAFANLMDNAIKYGGGFTVGLESGPDGSGAGRQARIHIEDDGPGIPEAEFEKVFAPFYRLERSRSRDTGGVGLGLSTARSIIRGHGGDVTLSNRQGDGENDGGNGGGLRATVTLPL
- a CDS encoding response regulator gives rise to the protein MDRTPHLLVVDDDREIRSLVAQFLTKHGFRVTGVRDGAEMMRTLDGARVDLIVLDLMLPGEDGLSLCRRLRATPQTAQTPVIMLTAMGEETDRIVGLEMGADDYLAKPFSPRELLARIKAVLRRVSAPPVAGAPAAAGTVLRFEGWSLDVTKRELRSPDGVLVQLSAGEYDLLVAFVEHPQRVLTRDQLLDLARGRSAVPFDRSIDVQVSRLRRKIEPDPADPTLIKTVRGGGYLFTATVANGGVSNGGLAP
- a CDS encoding Spy/CpxP family protein refolding chaperone, with product MKRALLTSALLVAGLGVAVPVFAQNGPQPGGPGPAGGPDRHFARMCEDQEARLAGKLAYAEKKLKITEQQRAAWTKFADAARSSLKPTQDLCVKFKDAPPPAALPQRLERAEQMMQAHLQQVQTVRPALTDLYAQLTPDQQKQADRMLNPGPGGMGGHMGPHHGGPMDDHDGPRHPGMGPGKGPGPGPAPQEPPKG
- a CDS encoding helicase-related protein, with translation MTSSHASAGGGLGRGGRVVAVLGPTNTGKTYLAIERMLGHRSGMIGFPLRLLARENYDRIVGIKGRNAVALVTGEEKILPPNPSYWVCTVESMPLDRAVDFLAVDEIQLCADPERGHIFTDRLLNARGMVETMVLGSDSMQPMIRRLVPKAEFISRPRFSQLTYAGYKKLTRLPPRSAVVAFSATDVYSIAEMIRRQRGGTAVVLGALSPRTRNAQVGLYQAGEVDYLVATDAIGMGLNMDVDHVAFARIVKFDGFAPRRLRPAEVAQIAGRAGRHMRDGTFGTTDEVGELDADLVTRVENHEFETVKTLSWRNSELRFDTPGFLLKSLEERAPLQELSRVREADDHLALQALVRDPEIMDLARGRDAVKLLWEVCQVPDFRKVLSDAHTKLLGQVFRSLRGPLRRLDDDWVGKQIARLDRTEGDIDALVARIAHIRTWTYISNRPTWLKDPLHWQERTRAIEDRLSDALHERLTQRFIDRRSATLARTLKDGRSLLGGVRADGEVVVEGHVVGKLEGFRFVPDAPDRSDEAKSLLTAARRALRDELAKRLRAFEAEPDDAFALGPDGVLSADGLPVARLAAGQSVLAPLVVPFDDGLLDQAQRERVRARLERWLKDHIAARLKPLFALSGAQGLSGAGRGLAFQLVEGLGVLPRQPVADMVERLEREDRKALTGLGVRLGVSHLYLTALAKPAAVTLRGLLWAVAKGHPLPVPIPPPGRVSVEAPPVKEGGAPPGFWEAIGYPLAGGRALRVDMLDRLETELLTASKANAPIREVALGQRAGLSAEELGAVLAGLGYVRMVAEDGAVTWKRKRPQGNRQRRDKPTNEDHPFAKLRQLSGM
- a CDS encoding RNA-binding S4 domain-containing protein yields the protein MINTDTDDSTPGRLRIDKWLWYARFFKTRSLAAKLCNDGGVRLSGAVVTKAHASVKPGDVLTFAQGRHIRVIKVVALGSRRGPAPEAQALYEDLAPPVPEERLQDPYRAPFQQPGAGRPTKRDRRAIDALKGDPMMDGALRNETD
- a CDS encoding Tim44 domain-containing protein — translated: MSEKTRPSSLSATSTKMRGARAATAVAVALVMALAAGTADARAGKSGSAGSRGDRTHDAPAATSTAPNAVSPMERSAAPAASPGMQRPGSQATAPAAAPSRGFFGGGFMSGLMGGLIGAGIGAMLFGGGFFEGLGSFAGILGFILQILLVVFLVRLAMRFFRNRSQTANTAPAGGPLGSQMGGGNPAYAGGPLGGQMNRDAADVRYNPVGGTPMGGMGGGNAGPAQRRQASDEIGIQPADFETFERLLVTVQTAYGREDVEALRAATTPEMLSYFTDDLTENRNRGVVNKVSDVRLLQGDLAEGWREGLQEYATVAMRFSLIDTTVDRASGRVVEGNASQPTEATELWTFVRPRGGQWQLSAIQQAN